A single window of uncultured Pseudodesulfovibrio sp. DNA harbors:
- the ybeY gene encoding rRNA maturation RNase YbeY, whose translation MSGAVKIVSKARLDPRFPLSRRELEALSDLLLESLGLEGRTFSLTLVDDREISLVNAEFLGCTGPTNILSFPDSEDADVELVVADDDGSSLGELVLSVDTLARETELYGQQPLEHLARLLAHGILHLAGFDHSDEMFDLTDGAVDRILLEYGDTDGGE comes from the coding sequence ATGAGTGGTGCGGTCAAGATTGTCAGCAAGGCTCGACTTGATCCTCGATTCCCTTTGTCTCGAAGGGAATTGGAGGCGTTGTCTGATCTCCTTTTGGAGTCTTTGGGGCTGGAAGGACGAACCTTTTCCCTGACGCTGGTGGATGATCGCGAAATTTCTTTGGTCAATGCGGAATTTCTTGGCTGTACGGGGCCGACCAATATTCTCAGTTTCCCTGATTCTGAAGATGCAGACGTAGAATTGGTGGTAGCGGATGATGACGGCAGTTCTTTGGGAGAGCTGGTGTTATCAGTGGACACCTTGGCACGAGAGACCGAACTTTATGGTCAACAACCGTTGGAGCATTTAGCGCGGTTGTTGGCGCACGGCATATTGCATTTGGCCGGATTTGATCACAGTGACGAAATGTTTGATCTTACTGATGGCGCGGTGGACCGCATATTGCTTGAATATGGTGATACGGACGGCGGAGAATAA
- a CDS encoding PhoH family protein, which yields MASQLFGPHNQHLKLLSERLGVTVESRGNTVTVAASEGDEAKADLAGQVLSQLYAMIQRGKSVHPQDVDFACRILERQPTADVGEVFKGDVYATSGKRTVSPKSLTQREYLDAIHNSDMTFGIGPAGTGKTYLAVAMAVGALSRREVKRIVLTRPAVEAGEKLGFLPGDLAEKINPYLRPLYDALHDMLDFAKVQDYQEAGIIEIAPLAFMRGRTLNDAFIILDEAQNTTPEQMKMFLTRLGFGSKAVITGDVTQIDLPIHAKSGLLQARKILTGVKGVNFVTFDEHDVIRHPLVGRIVRAYDVHEGDGK from the coding sequence ATGGCGAGCCAGCTTTTTGGTCCACATAATCAGCATTTGAAGTTGTTGAGTGAGCGTCTTGGGGTAACCGTTGAAAGCCGTGGTAACACGGTCACTGTTGCGGCATCTGAAGGAGATGAAGCTAAGGCCGATTTGGCCGGTCAGGTCTTGTCGCAGTTGTATGCAATGATTCAGCGAGGCAAGTCCGTGCATCCGCAGGATGTGGATTTTGCATGTCGCATACTTGAACGGCAGCCGACCGCTGATGTGGGTGAAGTTTTCAAAGGTGATGTTTACGCCACCTCGGGCAAGCGAACCGTGTCTCCCAAGTCGTTGACTCAACGAGAGTATCTGGATGCAATCCATAATTCTGACATGACGTTCGGTATTGGTCCGGCTGGAACGGGTAAGACATATCTGGCCGTTGCCATGGCGGTGGGTGCTCTTTCTCGTCGGGAAGTCAAACGGATCGTGTTGACTCGACCTGCTGTGGAAGCAGGGGAGAAGCTTGGTTTTCTGCCGGGAGATCTTGCGGAGAAAATTAATCCGTATCTGCGCCCACTGTATGACGCCCTGCATGACATGCTCGATTTTGCCAAAGTTCAGGATTATCAAGAAGCCGGGATTATTGAAATTGCGCCATTGGCTTTCATGCGTGGTCGTACTCTCAACGATGCTTTCATTATTTTGGATGAGGCTCAAAATACCACGCCGGAACAGATGAAAATGTTTTTGACCCGGCTTGGTTTTGGCTCCAAGGCAGTTATTACTGGTGACGTGACGCAGATCGATCTACCCATTCACGCCAAATCCGGTTTGCTGCAGGCCCGGAAGATTTTGACGGGCGTCAAAGGCGTTAATTTTGTGACCTTTGATGAACATGATGTTATTCGTCATCCCTTGGTTGGTCGGATTGTTCGTGCGTATGATGTTCACGAAGGAGATGGAAAATAA